Part of the Myxocyprinus asiaticus isolate MX2 ecotype Aquarium Trade chromosome 17, UBuf_Myxa_2, whole genome shotgun sequence genome, catttactaatgttaatgaatagaaccgtattgcacagagataacaaaacgtatattaaaataaagcaaaatgacccacaaatgtgttaatgttgaaagttattcaaaataactaacatgttttttcaacttttgagggaataatatcCCAaaatcctcatatgtggacatcatgtttatcagcacgctgatgcacaaaaaattaatggattttttaaagcggcatatcaaacgaaattagagacgctactctttacaaccaaataggTTACAATGAAACAACTTAAAGGGATTTCTTTCCAGAGACACTTTTGTTAGCGCTGCATCCATAGGAGCGTTTCAAAGAAATCACCTGTCAAGTGACTCGGTGCGTCAGAAGTTAACCCTTAAAATGACAGTctagtcttgtgaacagtatgcagtcgttttttattcatttaaattatgcgttgcatatagcaaagccaaaatacaatgtccacgcgtGTGGACGTGGGGTTGCACGAGGTTAAGCAAAAACTGATCCGTGTAGATTTGTGCCCATTACCACGATTCTGTCTTgcgtgtaaacacctttaccggcattcttaccagcttattcgatgtgcacaagtgttgagtgcatgcctgtttacgttttgactaAATTAatccaatgatttcaaatctcatgcaaATGCAGTTTTCTTGCGTTCTCACATATTTTGTAGAAGCTGATTGTTGGGTAGTTATAAGTATATTGGTGCGCATGTAAATGCCCTCACTTACCCCAGGAGTTAGCTAAAAGGTttataatggttttttttttggtaaatcatAGAAACATATGGAGACATTGGTGTTGATCAATAGTACAGCAATTGCACATTCCACGTTTCACTGTGAACACTTTTATATCAATAGAGAGAATGTGATACAAGTGGAATTGAacgtttcaataaataaaattgatgCATCTCAGTCGCCAAACAAGTTGGAGCTATTCTGAACTAGTTCAAGAGCATCTGGATTGTACAAAATATGTGCAGATCCAAGCAGATAAGAAATTACAGTACACTTAGAATAAGAATGTCCACATTTCAATTGATGTTAGCCTAGTAACAAAAGGTgctttactgtacattatcaataCGGAAAAGTTGGTCTATACCTCAGCCTAGTTTTCAAGGGATTGTTGGTAATACACAAGGATTTTTTCAAGAAGTGAAGACAGAATGACTAAACAAAAGTTAAGCTTTTGGGGAAATGACTAATAGCATGTCGCATTATAATAAAACGTACCTTTAAGAAGTAATCTTTGGAAAAAACTAATACAAGCAAAGTTCTCCAGTTAAAAATGCTTTTCTTTTCAGGACAAAAGGGTCTTTTCAAAACCCAAGTACTGGAAAATGTGTAAACTTTTCTTATATTTTGTGCAGAAAAGTTCAAGAGATATTTCACAAAGTTTGCTCTTCATTGTCTTGGTATCTCTTAGGACAGTGCTTCCCAActagtgggttgcagccaatcctAAATGCAaccatataattaattaattgcataGTTAGAATATCAAAAGAAGAAGTTTTATCAATTTTAAAAAGGGTAGAGAAAACATACTATATCTTTTCGTTACTGATGTCAAAAGCTGTGTATCCAATCGCACTCTACCTTGTTTTGGCACAAATTAATCTGCAACTTTACGTGCAATATAAAATCTGAAGATATGGCATCATCATGAGTGTCACCAGAATCATCAATTCAATTTAGTTGTGTTTTATGGCAGTTTTCTTTCCATTTTGTAATCAGGAATGAATCATTTAGAAGAGGAGTGCATCCAAATAGTACTGTTCATCATTTAACCTGTTTGAATTACAAATGCCGGATTATTCCTCAACAACAAATTGCTGGTCAAGATTAAGGCACCCGTATCCTTGAGACAATTACCATTTCAAGTACAAAAAGCTTCagcaaataaaacaatacaaaatcacCCTTCAAAATGCATTCAGGTTAGTAAGAACTCCACACAATGTTTTACtccaaatttcagatttctgGTGACACCGAGCTTTCTTCCGGCACCAAACCAACCCTTTTGGGTAACAACATTGAAACTGTACACCAAACATGCTCTCAAGAGCCTCATTGACCTATCACATGAGAATAAATATCCATCCCGTCATCCTAATTCAACTTGAGAGtatcagcacaaacacaacatacagtataaaatcatttCATAATAAAAGGTAAAAGTAAGATAAATCTGGCTTGTTAAGACTTCCAGGGAGACCAGTCCCTCTGAAAGAGAAAATCTTTAAATATCACCTACAAGTATAAGTTCAAAACATGATGCTTACTGGAGAGTCCTCCCAACAAGTTTGCTTTCACTGCAAAGTATGAAAGAGTATTGTATCCATATAAAACCATTTCTTCTTCTTGGTCTTTAAAGTGGTGACCATGTAATCCATTTCATTTTGGATAAGCTGTGGCATGCAACCAGCAAAACCTTGAGGAATAACCCTCCTTGAAGACATGCAAGTCATTTGACGGCCATGCCAAATGTTGAAAATATCCTGACACATTTTTTAGTAGCAGGGCACAACATTTCGCAAAGAGGTGAGATAAGTCAGGGGTCCGTTGCCACCATAACAGTACGCTAAACATGGAGGTAGGGTAGCTGCATTTCAGTTCGATCTTTTTATTAAAAGCTCTTGGCCATCTATGTAGGTTCTATGGCTTGATATCTGGTTGGAAAAGTCAGATTTTGTTGTCCATCCTTTTCTCCACTGCGGTAAGGAGCAGTTTGGAGTACTGCTCAAGAAGCGCTAGCGTCCTATCGTCACCCAGAGTCGCATCACTGTTAGCAGACGTGCGCACAGTGCCAGCACGTGGCGATCTTGAAGGAGGGCAGGGCGGCAGGGAATTCAGCTCGGCTCGCATCGCCTCAAAAGCTTCGGCGAGCACAtatgtcatttgctgctgctCGTCGCCGGAGTCGGTGGAGTTGCTTAGCTACAGAAGAGCACACATATAAGCAAAGTTAGATTCGGCACTGAGCGATTTAGACAGATGTGTGGGCTGAAGAGCAGCCTACACTACAATAACATGTGAATGCAGTCAACTGATAACCTACAATTTTGTAGAGGTGGGAGGCTCTTTTAAAACTGCTCTGCAGTTCATTTGCAACCAGCCTACAAGAATCAACACTGAGAGATGTGTCTGTAGAGGAGAAACAGAACACTGCTCTTACAATGAGCTGAACAACAAAAGCATACATTTGTATGACAATTTTGACAAAGCATAGGCTACTGAGAAGTATGAgggctgtgagggacagatggTTTAGAGCAGTATGCAAGGACATCAACATGCTCTACCTGGGTAAGCTTATCAACACATCATTGGTGTAATACAAACACTCAAATATGAGGAAGCTGATTCGTTTCaatgcaggggtcggcaacctatggcacgcggaggggtaatcactggcactccagcaacagcgagagagtagactattttattccagtttgcatcttgatgtaatccttcctcatgatcacgcagcgttttcatgagctgaatgggtgGCTAAACAAAacgttaaaatgtgacgagactgcagtatacccaacagactcgtgcagcgcgtgcaagccattcacgcttcactttcggttaatcgcgcgaGTCAACGCGCCCGCTTTCCCTCGGtcatgacagcctacattctgtgtttaattagtttctttttgttttcagaacaacatgtgatgtaataaggaaaacaccactattaatccttgagatttccaacccagcatgcAGGTccaccctccttaaaccacggTCACGctgaaaattacattaaacgaatAAAAGAGAAAACGTacaaatctgagtctattcaaaaaataaattaaacctggaaataaagttttaggattttgcaggtgcgattcactgaaaagggctaaaaAAGTTggtcggcttgtgatgcgcgaatggcttgcacgtgcagcgcgtgtctcatcacactttattagtgaaaacacactgcgtgatcatgaggaaggattacatcaagatatagattggaatgcaggtgcgaaaaacttcatatatataaaataaactgctcctctctcgctgttgcctGCGTGCTactgattacccctctgtgtgatttagaAAAATGGAGTGacataatttaagaaatatttaagatttcacACAGTTTCGTGGTCAgtgatcaaataagcaaatttgtgacattaactgtgttaacacattttgtacaaaaggacaggttttctttcattaaagcactttcataagatgctctgtgaaaatgcacatgcaggatcatgattatatcataatcatctggttttgcacacattttttactcaaactgttatgctgatagcttgataatacaatttgtaatgaaaaataaacgattaaattagaaacattttacaagtggactcaaacttcggaaaatcacatacatgcacatatattagctctggaaaaaattaatagaccactccaaatgtttcttaaatcagcatctctacatgtatggcagccattccattccagtgtctgttgaattcttGCTTGAAtctttgcgccaggagtggcataaagtcacccaacagcaatgtgaaagacttgtGAAAAGCGTgcaaagatgcatgaaagctgtgattgaaaatcagggttattccaccaaatattgatttctgaactcttcctaagttaaaacgttagtattgtgttgtttaaaaatgaatatgaacttgttttctttacattattcgaggtctgaaaacactgcatcttttttgttattttgaccagttgtcattttctgcaaataaatgctctaaataacaatatttttatttggaatttgggagaaatgttgtcagtagtttatagaataaaacaaaaatgttcattttactcaaacacatacctacaaatagtaaatccagagaaactgaacatttggagtggtctcttaatcttttccagagctgtatatatttgttttggcATGGAGGTGGGGTAGGGGGCAGGGGGGCAGAACATGTTCGGTCAGAACAGCCATTAACATCAGAGGACAGTGTTTAGTTTATAGAAATATTGTTCCAGGTCCTAACCCTAAAATCAAGGGGCAATGATTTGTTGATAGAATTGTTGTTCCAGACTCTAAGCCTAAATTCAGGGGTCAATCATTATTTAGCCTGAGacagaccactggtattaaaatgaatgggagaaattggaatgcccaatggatgtagaaaagtcaccttacaggtaaaacagccaatcaccttttagatacagacatcacctgtcagtcaactcaaaaacacgcatgcgcattcATTGAACCATCCTGAAAAATAGCGTTATTTagagtgatctgagctaaagaagcacaacttatgataccattgttgtcagattataatgctaattttaaatatgttctttgatcacaatattgaccaaccgttttggagatttacccattcaagtagataagagctgtacttttacgccgcttgtttacatagaaaatagctgcccagcctgtcTGAGAGTGTTTCAAAAATGGCCACCGAGTGAACGACCTTGTCTTAACCCTAATACTAAACCACGGGGCAAAGATTGGTTGATAGAAATGTTCCAGGATCAACAAATTATGTTGAACATCCTGAACATGTCCTATTGTGTAAATCATGTTAGGCGTAGTATGTGCATATGTCTTCACACTATGAATTACAGTTGATGCACTAAAGATCATGCTTTCCATTTCTTTTGGCTTGATTGAGGAAGAGAGCGTTTTTAAAATGTGGCTCTTGCAGACAAGAAATTTGTCAACTTGGCTCCTGAACTTGTTAAAGGGAAAATTCAGCCAAAattgaaaatgttattaatttatcatttactcaccctgatattATCTCAAATCTGTTTGGCTTTCTTctgtgaacacaaaaggagattttaggtagAACGTTAGACTCAGTgacctttcattgtatggaaaaaaagatgcaatgaaagtgaatgatgactaaggctaacattcaaCCTAactactccttttgtgttccatggaagaaagtaagtcatctgtgatttaatttttgggtaaactattcctttaaggtggaGTACCACTGGTTTAGGTGGAGGATGTTACAGAATGTGTGAGTAAGGGCATGCCTCACCCTGCAGGTAGTAATGATTAATGGATGGCGAGGGGGAAGACGAGATGAGAGAGGTGATGGGAGATGTGGAGGAGGTGGAGAAAGACCAGAGCCCTTTGGTAAAGAAGTGTTTAGACAGCCTCAGCCGAAGCAGTGTGCAAGACGGAACGAGGCAAGACGGATGTCCCAGCAAACCTGAATCCTGAGGCTGAGGAAGACCTAGACTGCCCTGGCCCATGGGAGAGCAGTCAGCCCTCTGGGTTTCCTCTTCTCCTGGCTCCAAATTTGACTTTAGTTCAACTTCTGTTAAGTCATTAGGCTGGTCTGGATTGAGTTCCATTTTAAGCTCAATTTGGTCCAAGTCTGTGGTTTCAGACGTGGTCAAACATACAGCTGAGAGTTGTACGATGCTTCTGGGCAGCTGAAAGTTTTCAGGAAGTGATGTTGTTGGTGTTCTACTTGTGGACTCTTTGTCCTTTTGTACAAGCCTGGGGCTCTTGTTGCTTGGCGATAGGACGGATACAGAGAGTCTGTCTGGAAGTGTATTGGGAATGTCTATATGGAGCAGGGGCCGAGCATTACCAGTCAGTTTGGACTGGAGGCCTTTAGAAGAGGAGCTTCCAGTTGATCCAGCGCTGAGTGTAGGTATGACGGCCGCATGGGGCATGTTGGGGCCTGGAAATGGGGATGAAAAGGAAGAGATGAGGGCGACAGGAGTGGTGGGCTTGCTCTGGGAGGTGCTCCGAGATTTGGATGATTCAGATCCAGAAGATACAGTGTCTTCTCCAAGTTCTACCATGTTCAGACTGTCCCCCATGGACACGGAGCGGGACATCTTGGCCATGGAGCTTGTGGTGGGGCTCATGTAGGAGCGAGACTTGAGCCTGGTGGGCGTGGTGATGTCTTTTGGCAGGCTGATTGTGGGGCTTGTGAGCGGGACGATGGGAAGGGAACGGCGTGGCATAGTGGAGACACCTCTTTCAGGGGTCTGGGGTTGAGGGTAGACTTCCTTAGGGGGACGAGCAGGTGTTTGGACCGTGTCAGCTGTTGAGAGGACAGGAGGGATGAggttattaataaattaataaactttAAGAAATAGTTAAtcctttcatttttgtttgtttaacaaattcttgcacccatctgtgctatttttcaaTAGTTTTAGGCTGCCGTGTTTTTAAGATCCCGTGTCAAACTACTTTAATTGCTAGAAATGCATCtcaacacctgcgttctgctctatttgtgGCACTGAGTCTACCTTTTTTGTTTCACTTCAATTATTTTCTCTATAAATATATCTTGCCATCTTGTCTCGCACTAAAGcaggtgagctatccctttaagtgccttactcaaatGTACATTGGTGATGGATCATGGCTCATTTCTTGCAGGTCTTGAACCAGCAACGTTTCATTTGCCATCCCTTCAGCCACTATGCCACACCACCCTGTTTTTAATAGGTGATGTTGTAATAGTGCATCTAAAGCGATCCTCAATCAGagagattatatttttaaattcaaGTGCAAAATCTGGATTAGAGATTATTTCTTGTTTACACATAAAAGTTTTGTTCAAATACAAAACAATATTCCAAACAgccagtatgtttacatgcactttaaaagtcagATTTCAGttggacaaaatttttttttttttttaaatggcacgtAAATGCTTAAGTCTAACTGAAATCGTATCAGTCTAATTTTTCGAAGTCGAATTAACAGatctagataatgcgattgtagctcggcttcgtccagcatgtatacacgttaGTCGGACCACAATCGGCCTCGACGTTCCTCTGCATTATGCACATGCTCCGAAAGTCAGAGGTGACATGGTCAgacttcctcagctgacatcattccttcaaatattcgattatgCATTGTGTCATATATAACTGGACAGACAGATGTCTGTTGCACAACTACTCAAAAACCCGCTGTAGCTCCATTATAACTGCGCGTGTAAACATACTGACTGAGTGTGCAAATTGTGTTTGCAATGACAAATTTTGCAGTATTATTCTACATCACAATTTCAGCAGCATATTTTACCTTCTGAGGAGATGTTGTGGATAGACTGGGCTTTCCTCATGCCCACAGAACTAGCATGAATTGCAGCGGCTTTTGCAACGGGGCTGATCAGTCTGCGGGAGTCTACGGTCGGTGTGCGTTTCTTCTGGATTAAACGCTGACCTGTTGTCTTCTCAGAGCCCTGAGACTCCTGCTGTCTGCCTTGACTCTTATTCTCCATGAGAGGGCGCACTTCAGAGATCAGGGGTCGCACCACTCCGCTGGCGGTTTTACCATCACTGCTTTTGTTTGAATGGAGCGGGAATGAAGtccttgtaaaaacaaaaaagaatagtCATGTTTTTGTCAAAGTCAGAATGCCATTAGGAGGCGATGTTATGGCTGGACGAGTTTTGGTCTCTGGTCATTGTGTCTTACCTGCTAGGAGAGTTCTGAGATAGGAACTTCGATGACATGCTGTCAGAGATGTTTGAAGTTACTCTGGTTGGACTTGCTTaagagacaacaacaacaaatagtATGAGATCTCCTTATATCTGCATTAAAGTTGCAATTAACATGCAATTTGTTTAACCTAGAAAGACCGTACCAGAATTGTTGTGGTCTGACAGGTTTGCAAAGTGCCTTTTGAGAAAAGCCTCCTGGTCTGGGGTCTGAGGCACAGGGGTCTGAACTTCATTCTTCCTCAAGCTGTCCTCTTCTTCCTCATCGAGATCTTCCATATCCAGTTCTGATGAGTTTCCATCTACACTCAGTGGTTCAGTGGGCTCTGAATCTAAAGTGTATGGACAAAAATATACATTCCCGAAAATCTTATTTCCTTATTAACTTGTAGCAACTCCTGCAATTGAATAATGTGCTGTTAAGAATTTCCATTATACGATGAAGTAATGGCATTGACTCCTGGCTGATTATATCAGCTTTATTGAGGATTGTGTGAGGGAACCACCGAAACCAAatgttgttctaaatgacatcacacacgcttattctttgatttcgtaggaagtgtgcaggggcctttagTGTGCTAAGTTTAGTTCTTTTACCTTCTCCAGGGTGCTCAGGGCTGGACAGGCAACTGCTGGAATACTCCATAGAGCAGGCACTATCTGGACTTTGCTTCTCAGGACAAGAGTTCACTTTAGCACATCTCACTCCATGAGGTATCTTCTTCACCTGATACTCACTATACACAAAGAGACAAACATATGGATACGAACTGTACATTTAAAAGGACTAGCTTTCTACAAAAAAGATTGTGTTACTGTGTGATGCATTTGTAGTTTTGCTAAAACAACTTTGTGAGAAGATCTCCCAAGGAAAACAAACCAATGTGCAGTGATCCAAAATGGTATGACATCCACCTAAAAATGTCTTAGACTGACCTGCCGGCAAGACTGGTCTGGTCTTCACATCCTTCAGGATACAGCACCTCTGTGTCTGGGGTTTGAGGTGACAGCTGGATGTAATGAGGACGTGTTTGTCCACCTGGTCCATTCTCTTCTGGTACCTACACAGAGGATACGTACCGCAGGGTTGCACAGTTTTTATCAGTCCGATGACAAAGTTTGGTTTGCGAGTTACCAGGCTGCTACGGTGAGCAGTTTCAAGAAAGAATTTGATGCTGGATTTGTCTAAGTTTTAAAGATTTATGgcattgacatttttaaaggtaTTCGAGAGTATGGCTTGAGGCTGTTGAATCTAAATATTATTCTAATTACCACCTTTTGCAGAGACTACAGTGGCATCATATAAACGAGCTTCCACTTTGTTGCATGCTGGTTTGTTATTGTGGTATCACTGATTTCAGATTTACTCCCACCTCCCAACAtcatgtactgtaaaaaaaaatctgtggttGGTCATATTACATTCTGGTCAAAGTCggcagttcttggccaaaatAAGTTGCAGTGACTTAGTCAAAAGTGCCGATGGTCAAAAGTCTGACCATGCAAGATTACACTGAAtattgcatgttttatttttatataaagacATAGCATGGTTTAAAGACTACTGTCTTCTCACCCATGCAGCGAGGGTCTGCAGGCTGATAGTGCTGCCCATTTCCTGGTTCTTGGGCAGTGGAGGTTCTTTATGAACTGGGGAAGAGGGGGGGAAGAGGGGCATGGCGAAAGACTCCAGTTGCCTTAGATCCAGCATGGACTTCACCTTTAGATCCATACTGCCTAAACGTCTGGACCATCGACGCCTTGGCCGCAGACCTGATCCCTCGCATTCAGCACTGCTGTTGGATTgctgagatagagagagagtgtatgtatgttaaaaaaagaatgaaacgaAATGAGAATAAAAGATGAGATCATGTAAAGTTGCCACAGACTTTCTTACCTTCCTCATCTGGGAATTGAGAGTATTGCGCTTCTCCTCTGATGATCCTTGAAACAGAAACAAAATACTAATATTGCAAGCTCATGAAgctcaaaataaatatttgcaaGAGGTCTTAACCAATCAAACCCATCCCCAAAAAGCCAGACGAGGTATGTAGAGTAGAACTAGCCAAACCAGTTTACTATGACTGCTAGAGAATTTCAGATGGATTACCAGTCTCTTCGCTGGCACTGCTTCCTGATGACAGGTGAGGAAACATCTCGTCTTCTTCCTCAATACACTCCTCTTCCTCCACGTCTTTGTCACTGTCAGATGACATGGTACCAGTGACTGGAGCACTGTGGATTTCTCTCCTTGTGCTGCCAGAaaccaaaaacattttcaaaacactctTTTATGATTTTGTgcaaaaaatggctatttttttttttttttttttcaagatttcaAGCAATGACAACAATTCAGTGGGACATGGTATACCTCTTctaaatttttaaacaaaatgttttacttcTTGTGATATGATTATTACAATAAATTTTTATGGCCTCATATCAATTGAGAGACTGGaatatttgtgcttttataaatgaATTTGTTGTTACTTAGAAGGACTATTTAAGTGAACAGCAAAAAACTGTCCAAATGAAAATGTCTTTGAAGCTAGTTATTTGACCATTGACACCCACCTAGGCAGAACGACAATCTGACTGACATCTGTCCAAAATGACCAACCACAGTTCACTTTAAGGGGTTGGAAAATCTCAAATTGATGATGGCTCTTGCAATGTTGAGAAAGCCCTTTGCATTTTGGTGTGCAACTGTAACCTAACCATATGCATGTTATTGTAtattgtatgtgtgcatgtatgttcTTACCTAAGTGTGTGATGTTTGTTCGGAGGGGTCTTCTGAACTGGTTTGCTGTTTTGTTTCAGGTCTGAGAGCCGCTGTCTCATATTGATGGTCAACTCAGGACACAGTCGCCACACGAATATACAGCTGGAAAACAGGAATACACCAGCAGATAAACATAATATCATAATTCCATCAAAACATACAAGTAAGATTTTTTATCTTTGAAACAGGATTTCAGAACATATCTCAAACCTACCTGTCTCCGGACACAGATATCAGATGCCTGCAGTCATTACTAAACTTCATCCCTGTTACAATCTCTAAAAGAGGAAATCAAACACAAAGATAACACAATATTTTGACCTAGTTTCAAGACATTCAAATAGATACATAAAGTTTTTACTCTTATCAACACAAATCATTTGTTAAATATTCAAACAAAGACATGATAGTTGCATACTCTCTCACAcccaaaactttattttatatcaTGTATCAAAAGACTCTTTTGAAGGATCTTACCGGAGTGGCCAAACATGGTGGCCACACATTCTCCAGTGTAGAAGTCATAGATGCTGATGTTTTTGTCTGAGCAGCTTGTGGCCACATACAGACCAGAGGGATCCATCTGGACCTAATAAACAATGCTTGTAGGTTTGAGACCAAAAGCAGCATCTGAACTAAGAGTATGTCTAATATCCCACACGATTTGTTTTAATTCAAGTTCTGCCTACCTTGATAAGGGTCCCATCTTCGCCCTGAGAGCCCTTGTAGACTTTCTTCTGTTTGCCATTGCAGATGTTAAAGATTCTGTAAACAAAAGAGAAAATGAGATGTGATTTAATTTGACAGCTATTGGAACAAGTctggttaaataaataaataaatcacaaatgcCCATAATCATGTTTTGATTTAAAGGCTTTTACCATTGAACAATGTACTTTGAATACTTTTGTttaaaaagatcaaggaaaatccTATGTAGACATACTCTAACATTAACAATGCAAAGTTTCCTCCATAGTCCATCCAGACCATTTATGAAAACCCAGCTGCAAAAATATGTAATTCAGAAATAGGTTCGCCAATCATGGCAGTGATTATTTGCATAGATAATCTTAAAGATGCAATAGCAAAAACAGTCCGAAAGTGGGTAGAAAATGGTCATGCACAGCTAAATTCCGACAGTTTAAACACTGAATAAACATTAGAAGTGGACTTgtgtttaacaaaataaaatgataagtgttgaatatggcccctttaaacaTTTGACTAGGTAAAGGTGCTGCTGAATTACCCCTTTTCTCCTTCAGCCACAATGAGGTGCTATATTGTCATGCCTTCATTA contains:
- the LOC127455487 gene encoding mitogen-activated protein kinase-binding protein 1-like isoform X1 produces the protein MTVENTTIKSRIKNLLRSPSIKLRRSKPGNNKENLSNKVTLEKVLGITSAGSRALACNPHSGLVAYPAGCVVVLLNPKKNKQHHILNSSRKTITTLAFSPDGKYVVTGESGHMPAVRVWDVAERTQVAELQEHKYGVACVAFSPNSKYIISVGYQHDMIVNVWAWKKNVVVASNKVSSKVTAVSFSDDSSYFVTAGNRHVKFWYLDHTKSSKLNATVPLLGRSGLLGELRNNFFSDVACGKGRKASSTFCITSSGLLCEFNDKRMLDKWVELRKNDSFATSMATSLSVTEDLIFCGCADGTVRAFSPVDLHFICTLPHPHSLGTDIATVTEASHLFAYKENVRYPDAVAVSYDPTNHWLSCVYNDHSLYVWDVRDLRKVGKVYSALYHSSCVWSVEVYPELRDGEQPRLSPDCFLSCSSDNTIRLWNTDAQNTTLSRNVISNDLQKVIYMDNNTSTLLDTDCTISSNSEKADPQTCENRTGIRTMCVSPDGLHLASGDRSGTLRIHDLESMEEILDVQAHDSEILCLEYSKPETGLKLLTTASRDRLIHVLDAEREYGLLQTLDEHSSSITAVRFAANDGKVRMISCGADKSIYFRTAQKTKEGTAFTRTHHIVRKTTLYDMDIDPTRKYAVVGCQDRSIRIFNICNGKQKKVYKGSQGEDGTLIKVQMDPSGLYVATSCSDKNISIYDFYTGECVATMFGHSEIVTGMKFSNDCRHLISVSGDSCIFVWRLCPELTINMRQRLSDLKQNSKPVQKTPPNKHHTLSTRREIHSAPVTGTMSSDSDKDVEEEECIEEEDEMFPHLSSGSSASEETGSSEEKRNTLNSQMRKQSNSSAECEGSGLRPRRRWSRRLGSMDLKVKSMLDLRQLESFAMPLFPPSSPVHKEPPLPKNQEMGSTISLQTLAAWVPEENGPGGQTRPHYIQLSPQTPDTEVLYPEGCEDQTSLAGSEYQVKKIPHGVRCAKVNSCPEKQSPDSACSMEYSSSCLSSPEHPGEDSEPTEPLSVDGNSSELDMEDLDEEEEDSLRKNEVQTPVPQTPDQEAFLKRHFANLSDHNNSASPTRVTSNISDSMSSKFLSQNSPSRTSFPLHSNKSSDGKTASGVVRPLISEVRPLMENKSQGRQQESQGSEKTTGQRLIQKKRTPTVDSRRLISPVAKAAAIHASSVGMRKAQSIHNISSEADTVQTPARPPKEVYPQPQTPERGVSTMPRRSLPIVPLTSPTISLPKDITTPTRLKSRSYMSPTTSSMAKMSRSVSMGDSLNMVELGEDTVSSGSESSKSRSTSQSKPTTPVALISSFSSPFPGPNMPHAAVIPTLSAGSTGSSSSKGLQSKLTGNARPLLHIDIPNTLPDRLSVSVLSPSNKSPRLVQKDKESTSRTPTTSLPENFQLPRSIVQLSAVCLTTSETTDLDQIELKMELNPDQPNDLTEVELKSNLEPGEEETQRADCSPMGQGSLGLPQPQDSGLLGHPSCLVPSCTLLRLRLSKHFFTKGLWSFSTSSTSPITSLISSSPSPSINHYYLQDTSLSVDSCRLVANELQSSFKRASHLYKILSNSTDSGDEQQQMTYVLAEAFEAMRAELNSLPPCPPSRSPRAGTVRTSANSDATLGDDRTLALLEQYSKLLLTAVEKRMDNKI